In Erigeron canadensis isolate Cc75 chromosome 7, C_canadensis_v1, whole genome shotgun sequence, one DNA window encodes the following:
- the LOC122608122 gene encoding calcium-transporting ATPase 12, plasma membrane-type-like has translation MVIQPQDIGIMLSSFTGARKRWRRAYYTIYFSNTLVSIAKNVVSKSLPVSELIGKPGYSVIDVVVPKVSTCINESPDHASSFESIDQTMLIDTLKNKDLDTLSKFDGVKGLAKALDTNLEKGLDGHDLDQRRNVFGSNTYKKMPPKGLFYFVVEAFKDITILILLGCAVLSLGFGIKEEGLKDGWYEGGSIFLAVFLVIVVSAISNFRQEKQFENLSKISNNIQIDVLREGRRQKVSIFDIAVGDIVVLKIGDQIPADGLFVDGHSLLIDESSMTGESEQIEVNAISNPFLFSGSKVADGHCQMLVLSVGMNTGWGKMMSSITGDNNEQTPLQERLNKLTSSIGKVGLAVALLVLVVMLSRYFTGYTKDEYGNQEYNGKRTSVNKILHSITGIFSAAVTIVVVAIPEGLPLAVTLTLAYSMKRMMRDQSMVRKLSACETMGSATVICTDKTGTLTMNQMTVTKFWLGLQFIEQRTSNVIALQVHELLQQGVGLNTTGSVFKSASQTVPEISGSPTEKAILSWAVVDLDMDMEKLKQDSTVIQVETFNSKKKRSGVLIKRKDDNSVHVHWKGAAEMILTMCSKYYDSNGCIHMIESDSKTRLERIIEGMAASSLRCIAFAHKQVQEGTTLSEEGLTLLGIVGLKDPCRPGAKKAIETCRSAGVDIKMITGDNVFTAKAIAAECGILESSEEVCDAEVVEGVQFRNFTDEERMERVDKIRVMARSSPFDKLLMVQCLKRKGHVVAVTGDGTNDAPALKEADIGLSMGIQGTEVAKQSSDIVILDDDIASVSTVLMWGRCVYNNIQKFIQFQLTVNVAALVINFIAAVTSGVVPLTAVQLLWVNLIMDTLGALALATERPTKELLNKPPVGRVEPLITNIMWRNLLAQSLFQVTVLLIFQFRGKAIFNVNERVKNTIIFNTFVLCQVFNEFNSRKLEKRNIFKGIHKNRLFLGIIGMTLILQVVMVEFLKNFADTERLNGLQWGICIAIAALSWPIGWIVKLIPVPEKPFLSYIRR, from the coding sequence ATGGTTATTCAGCCACAAGACATTGGCATCATGCTTAGCAGCTTCACAGGAGCTAGGAAACGATGGCGTCGTGCATactatactatatatttttcCAACACCTTGGTCTCCATTGCCAAAAACGTCGTCTCCAAGTCACTCCCCGTTTCTGAATTAATTGGAAAACCGGGGTATTCTGTCATTGATGTCGTCGTTCCCAAGGTTAGTACTTGTATCAATGAGTCACCGGATCATGCTTCCAGTTTTGAAAGCATTGATCAGACAATGCTCATTGATACTCTAAAAAATAAAGACTTGGATACGCTTTCCAAGTTTGATGGTGTCAAGGGCTTAGCAAAAGCCCTGGACACTAATCTCGAAAAGGGATTAGACGGGCATGATTTAGATCAACGGAGAAACGTTTTTGGTTcaaatacttataaaaaaatgCCTCCAAAGGGGCTGTTTTATTTTGTGGTAGAGGCTTTTAAAGATATTACTATTCTTATACTCTTGGGGTGTGCTGTTCTTTCTCTTGGTTTTGGTATCAAAGAAGAGGGACTAAAAGACGGCTGGTATGAGGGAGGAAGTATATTCCTTGCAGTCTTTCTGGTTATTGTTGTATCCGCGATAAGTAACTTCAGACAAGAGAAGCAGTTTGAAAATCTGTCGAAAATAAGCAATAATATCCAGATTGATGTTCTTAGAGAAGGCAGAAGACAGAAGGTGTCAATATTCGATATAGCAGTAGGCGACATTGTTGTGTTAAAAATAGGAGATCAGATTCCAGCAGACGGGCTATTTGTAGATGGGCATTCGTTGTTAATCGACGAGTCAAGCATGACTGGTGAGAGTGAGCAAATAGAAGTTAACGCCATAAGTAACCCGTTCTTATTCTCTGGTTCCAAAGTGGCTGATGGGCATTGTCAGATGCTTGTGCTATCAGTTGGAATGAACACGGGGTGGGGGAAGATGATGAGCTCCATTACTGGCGATAACAACGAGCAAACGCCATTACAAGAACGCCTCAACAAACTAACTTCTTCAATTGGAAAGGTAGGTCTTGCAGTTGCTTTGTTAGTTCTTGTAGTTATGTTAAGTCGTTACTTCACTGGATACACTAAAGATGAATATGGTAACCAAGAGTATAATGGAAAACGAACGAGTGTCAACAAAATACTTCATTCTATTACGGGTATCTTCTCGGCGGCTGTGACCATTGTGGTAGTAGCTATTCCTGAAGGTCTACCGCTAGCCGTCACCCTCACACTTGCATACTCAATGAAGAGAATGATGCGTGATCAATCCATGGTCAGAAAGTTATCTGCTTGCGAGACCATGGGTTCAGCCACTGTTATATGCACTGATAAAACCGGAACATTGACAATGAACCAGATGACTGTAACAAAGTTCTGGCTCGGTCTACAGTTTATTGAACAACGTACTTCCAATGTGATTGCGCTACAGGTTCACGAACTTCTCCAACAGGGAGTCGGGCTTAATACTACAGGTTCTGTTTTCAAATCTGCTTCACAAACAGTACCTGAAATCTCCGGCTCTCCAACTGAAAAGGCTATTCTATCATGGGCTGTTGTGGATTTGGATATGGATATGGAGAAACTGAAACAAGATTCAACTGTAATTCAAGTTGAGACGTTCAActcaaagaaaaaaagaagtggTGTCCTGATCAAGAGAAAAGACGATAACAGCGTTCATGTCCACTGGAAAGGAGCTGCAGAGATGATACTGACAATGTGTTCAAAGTATTATGATAGCAATGGTTGTATACATATGATAGAAAGTGACTCGAAAACTCGATTGGAGCGTATAATTGAAGGAATGGCAGCCAGCAGCCTTAGATGCATCGCTTTTGCACATAAGCAGGTTCAAGAAGGTACTACATTAAGCGAGGAAGGGTTAACATTGCTAGGGATTGTTGGGTTGAAGGACCCGTGTAGGCCCGGAGCCAAGAAAGCTATTGAAACTTGCAGGTCTGCTGGGGTTGACATAAAGATGATCACTGGTGACAATGTTTTCACAGCAAAAGCGATAGCCGCAGAATGTGGAATACTTGAATCCAGTGAAGAAGTATGTGACGCGGAAGTGGTGGAAGGTGTACAGTTTCGTAATTttacagatgaagaaagaatgGAAAGAGTTGACAAAATCCGTGTGATGGCAAGATCTTCTCCTTTTGACAAGCTTCTGATGGTGCAGTGCCTGAAACGTAAAGGTCATGTGGTTGCAGTCACGGGTGACGGGACAAACGATGCACCGGCACTCAAAGAAGCTGATATAGGACTTTCAATGGGGATTCAAGGGACTGAAGTAGCAAAACAAAGTTCGGACATTGTGATATTAGATGACGATATTGCCTCTGTTTCTACTGTATTGATGTGGGGACGGTGTGTTTACAACAACATTCAGAAGTTTATTCAGTTTCAGCTTACCGTAAATGTTGCAGCTCTTGTCATTAATTTCATTGCAGCCGTTACTTCTGGTGTCGTTCCCTTAACAGCTGTTCAACTGTTGTGGGTGAATCTGATCATGGACACTTTGGGTGCCCTAGCACTAGCAACAGAACGTCCCACCAAAGAACTCTTGAACAAGCCTCCTGTTGGTCGGGTCGAGCCTCTGATCACAAACATAATGTGGAGAAACCTATTAGCACAATCTCTTTTCCAGGTAACAGTTCTATTGATCTTTCAGTTCAGGGGTAAGGCAATCTTTAATGTAAATGAGAGAGTTAAAAATACTATTATCTTCAATACGTTCGTCCTATGCCAAGTGTTTAATGAGTTCAACTCAAGGAAGCTGGAGAAAAGGAACATATTCAAGGGGATTCATAAAAACCGATTGTTTCTTGGAATCATAGGGATGACCTTAATTCTTCAGGTTGTGATGGTTGAGTTTTTGAAGAACTTTGCGGATACTGAGAGATTAAATGGACTACAGTGGGGAATATGTATTGCCATTGCAGCTCTATCGTGGCCTATTGGATGGATTGTGAAGTTGATACCAGTTCCAGAGAAACCATTTTTAAGCTATATCAGACGCTAA